One segment of Labrus mixtus chromosome 10, fLabMix1.1, whole genome shotgun sequence DNA contains the following:
- the LOC132982261 gene encoding tubulin beta-1 chain-like — MREIVHLQAGQCGNQIGAKFWEVISDEHGIDPTGTYHGDSDLQLDRINVYYNEATGGKYVPRAVLVDLEPGTMDSVRSGPFGQVFRPDNFIYGQSGAGNNWAKGHYTEGAELVDSVLDVVRKEAEGCDCLQGFQLTHSLGGGTGSGMGTLLISKIREEYPDRIMKTYSVVPSPKVSDTVVEPYNATLSVHQLVENTDETFCIDNEALYDICFRTLKLTTPSYGDLNHLVSATMSGVTTCLRFPGQLNADLRKLAVNMVPFPRLHFFVPGFAPLTSRGSLQYRFLTVPELTQQMFDAKNMMAACDPRHGRYLTVAAIFRGRMSMKEVEEQMLNVQNKNSNYFVEWIPNNVKTAVCDIPPRGLKMAATFIGNTTAIQELFKRISEQFTAMFRRKAFLHWYTGEGMDEMEFIEAESNMNDLVSEYQQYQDATAEEEGEFEEEGEEEFA; from the exons ATGAGGGAAATTGTGCATCTCCAGGCCGGCCAGTGCGGAAACCAGATTGGTGCCAAG TTTTGGGAGGTGATCAGTGATGAGCATGGCATTGACCCAACTGGCACATACCACGGTGACAGTGACTTGCAGCTTGACAGGATCAATGTCTACTACAATGAAGCCACAG GTGGTAAATATGTTCCCCGTGCTGTGCTGGTGGATCTGGAGCCAGGAACCATGGACTCTGTGAGATCCGGACCCTTTGGCCAGGTCTTCAGGCCAGACAACTTTATTTACG GCCAGAGTGGTGCTGGCAACAACTGGGCCAAAGGTCACTACACGGAGGGTGCAGAGCTGGTGGACTCTGTCCTGGATGTAgtgaggaaggaggcagagggcTGTGACTGCCTGCAGGGCTTCCagctcacacactctcttgGTGGTGGTACTGGCTCTGGGATGGGCACACTGCTCATCAGCAAAATCCGTGAAGAGTACCCCGACCGTATTATGAAGACCTACAGCGTGGTGCCCTCACCCAAAGTATCAGACACAGTCGTTGAGCCCTACAACGCCACACTGTCAGTCCACCAGCTTGTAGAAAACACAGACGAAACCTTCTGTATTGACAACGAGGCTCTGTATGACATCTGTTTCCGCACCCTTAAACTTACAACCCCCTCATATGGTGACCTCAACCACCTCGTCTCTGCCACCATGAGCGGCGTTACCACCTGCCTCAGGTTCCCCGGACAGCTCAATGCTGACCTGAGGAAGCTGGCTGTAAACATGGTGCCATTCCCTCGTCTGCACTTCTTCGTGCCAGGCTTCGCTCCCCTCACAAGCCGAGGCAGCCTGCAGTACAGGTTCCTCACTGTACCAGAGCTCACCCAGCAGATGTTCGACGCAAAGAACATGATGGCTGCCTGCGACCCACGTCACGGCCGCTACCTGACAGTGGCTGCTATCTTCCGTGGCCGCATGTCCATGAAGGAGGTGGAAGAACAGATGCTGAACgtgcagaacaaaaacagcaactaCTTCGTTGAATGGATCCCCAACAACGTGAAGACCGCTGTCTGTGACATTCCTCCCCGTGGCCTCAAGATGGCTGCCACATTCATCGGCAACACCACAGCCATCCAGGAGCTGTTCAAGCGGATCTCTGAGCAGTTCACAGCTATGTTCAGGCGCAAAGCTTTCCTCCATTGGTACACCGGCGAGGGTATGGATGAGATGGAGTTCATCGAGGCTGAGAGCAACATGAACGACCTGGTGTCCGAGTACCAGCAGTACCAGGACGCCAccgcagaggaggagggagagtttgAGGAGGAAGGCGAGGAGGAGTTTGCCTAA